Genomic segment of Apium graveolens cultivar Ventura chromosome 7, ASM990537v1, whole genome shotgun sequence:
GTTCTTCCACAACTTCATCTTCAGCAGTTTGTTCATTCTGTGTCTTCTTTCCCCTGTTCCTCTTCTTTGAATTCTCTGGGAACTTATCTTTATTTGGACATTTACCCCTTTTGTGGCCAGCTTCTCTGTACAGACCACAATGCATAACTCTACCCTCATAGCTAACTCTTACCTTCTTACCACTGGACACAACACCCTCCCAACCCTCTCTCCTTCTCATCTTTTTGGGTCTTCCTTTTAGTTTCTTTTTAATTAGTGGAGGTAACACTAAGTCACCCTCCACATCTTCCCAAAAATCTTCCCCCCTTATCACATCCAAACAGTATGAATAAGTCTGCATATATGTTTCCTTTAAATAACATGAGTGAACATAATCAATGGGATTCTTTCTAGCCTCTTAAATTACAGTAACACCCTGACAACAGGGTATACCTAACAAATCCCAAACTCTACAAGAACAGGACCTTCTTTGCAGATTAACTGAACAAGATGTGCCCCTACCCTTTACAACATAAGTCTCCCTACCATCCCACAGAATAGTAAGCCCACATGATTCCTTAATTGCTTCATCTAAAATTTGTTTAGCTTTTGGAACAATAACAATATCCTGTCTTGACATTCTATCTCTTTTTTGATGAACTCTTGTCATAAGCATGTCATGGATCTCTATAAACATATCAATAATAGGCATATATCTTGCTTTCAAAATCCATGAGTTAAAACACTCACTTATATTATTTTCAGTGGAATCAGTCAATGAGTGTGTCTTAAAAAAAGCCTTGGACCACATACCTGGTTCTAAGTCACTCATCTTCTCAAAAGCACCTTTAGAGGCTTTCTCAAGTGCCTTCATTGCTTTCTTATAGGCCTGGAGGTGAGTTGCTGTTGATGCTTCAAAAAATGCATTCATGACCAAATTACTTGGATGTTTGCTCTTCAAGTTGGCAGATAGGTGTCTTGTGCAAAATCTATGCTCCACTTGTGGTAACAATTCCCTGATTGTCTTGTCCATCCCCTGACATATAAACAATACATGATTTAGATCAAGATGAAAATTAATTGAAAGTTGTACAAGTTGGGAAATAAGTACCTTCTGTTGGTCAGAAATGAGTGTCTTCCTATGTCCATCTTTAAGATCAAGATCAGTTATTAACAGCTCCAGAAACCACTTCCATGACTCATAGTTTTCACTTTCAACTACTGTCATTGCTACAGGGTAAATACAATTTTCTGCATCTCTCCCTACTGCAGAAAGCAATTGGCCACCAGTCACTGTCTTCAAGAAGCACCCATCAAGGCCTAGAATTGGTCTGCAAGAATGTTTCCACCCATTCTTCAAGGATGCATAACACACATATATTCTTCTAAATCTGTTTGCATCTCCTTCTTGCAACCTTGTAGTAGAGATCTTAACTGTGTTGTCTTTGTTACTCCTTAAAACCTCACCTGCAAATTTCATAATTATGACATAATGTTCTTTCATTTTCTCCTCAATACCACAAAGAGCTTGCTTCCTAACTCTGGAGCATTTAGAATCACACACATTTACCTTGAGTACCCTTTTAAACTCTTCTCGCATCTCTCCAATTTTCCAGTttggatttttcctaattttatCCCCATACAGAACTACAAGATACTTGGTAGTGACTAGCTTGTTTTTATAATTCCACACACAGTTATGCTCATCTATTATTGACTTTAAGTGCCACACATCCTTTTTCTTTATTATAACTTACCCACATTCTAAAAGGACACCCATGTGCACACCCAACTTGGACCCTTTTTAAGTCATCATGTACGAACTTGTAGGGTCTACCATTAGCCATTGAACAGGACCTCACAGCTTGCTTAAAGTCACTCTTATTACCAAATACCATCCCAGCTTTAAATTTAATATTGTTGGCAGATGTGTTAACATTAAAGACCCCATCTACACACTTCATTTTCTGTTTATCTGGGGGAGGGTTAGCAAAACAGAACTCATCATCATTCTCCACACTACTAGGATAAAAACCCTCATCTGATCCAGTAGAATCATCATATTCCATCCCTGACATTTCATGTAAATTAGCTTCCCTCTCCAATTCATccatttttcttttttcttctctacAAGCTTTCCTAATTTCTACATACTTATCATCACTACATTTATAATTATCCATTTCTTCATCAGATTCAGGGGCAGGACTCACATGATACACATAAAGCACAATATTATAAGCACATTCCTTACTTAATTCAATCAATATTGGCTTACTTTCAGCATTCAGTACATAAATCTTCAATGCAGGAGTTCTAAAATAAAGGGAATCATACTCACCAACAACAACACCAAATGTGGTCTTTAAATCATTAGTACTAAGGTTTTCAAAGTCGATTTCCTTATAAGCCTTTTTTACATTACTTGTGTAGGAGGAAAACGGAACATGAAAAAAATAACCTCCATAATAGACTGTCACATTGTACAAGTTTTTCCTGTTAAATATAAACAAATTAAGAACCCTAATTGCAAATATGACCatataaaatcatatattcaAAGCAAGAATATTTAGCTCTAATTAACTGTAAAAAGTTCAGATATAACATTATTTACGTTGTTTCTTTATCGGTGGTCTGATTTGCATCTTCAAAATTTGATTTAGCTTCATTACCCTTCTCCGTTTCATTGTTGTCTCCATCTGATACAAACAGGTAATCAATATCATCACTATCGATATCATCGATTGGTTGAGTTAAACGAACCTCAACACCCGATCGAGTTTGAACCATTCTTGCGATTAGGGTTTAGATCGTACAGTCGGTTGTAAAGAGGGGTTTTAATTTTGGGATAAAGAGTTTTAATTTTGGGATAAAGGTTAAAAGGGTCGTGGGTTTTAATTGGGTCGGGTTTAATTTGTTGGGTGGTTTTAGGATTGGGCGGGTCAATTATCTGATGTGACATCCGACTCTATAGTCAACGGGATTTAACGTTCGTGAAACTTTTAACGTGTTGAATGATTAAGTTGAACACTATTATTTCTTCAGTGACCTCATTGACAGCTTTTTGAGTTCGATTATCCAAGTGAAAGTTAAGGGTCACTTCAGTGACCAAAACGCCATTTAACCCCTTTTTACTCGGGTTCACTTCTAGTGCGACTTTATGAAAAGAAGTCAAAGATAAGATGGATCATTCGATTTCAATTTTTAAGAGCCATATTAAAACAAGCAGTTCTTCTTTCAATAAAACAAAAGATTTTCTAACTTGCATCTTCGAAGTTCAAACACAGGCTGCTTTCGTACATCACACTCTCATTATCTCTTTTTTTTTACTAATTTTGTAATTAGAAACAACTTCATAATAAATAAGAAACATCCTAATAATCTGTCATACATAGCATACACAAATATCACGTGTTCCGTCTGCTTATTCATATTCATTAACACTTTAATTACAAATCAATAGTAGCTCAGTATTTTTTTTCCTGTTTACTCACAAGGTCCGAAAGTCAACATTCAACAAAAGAGAACGAGAAAGACATCATTATAACAGAATTATTGGGCAATAGTAGCTAAATTTGATGATCTCAGCACATTAATCAAAAACCTTTTTAAAATGCTCTTTCCCTAGTCTTGGTTGATATCCCATTCCAAGGAagtatattattaaaaaaaaatcttaagaACCCATCCCATACCATTTCTATAGACCCTTTTAGGACTATGATCTATGAGACTAAATAAAAAACAAATTCAATAAAATACTCTAAAGAAAGTACTACTTATCCATGAAATTTAACACAAACTATATGCATAAACTTGTCCACAGCATCtgaccaaaaaaataaaaatattgtcCATAACATCTCACAAATTTCCCATGCAAAAGTATCCCACAAATTTTAGACCAGAGGTTGAACAACCATGTGAACAAACTAAATTTCATGACCTAGTTCAACTAAAGTTCTTCATAGGGTCCATAGCTTTACCCGATCTAGCATCTGTCCACGCTTTTCCAATTGTACGTTTCATTTCCTCATCACCTTCCTCATACATGTTCTGCAATCACAGACAAGGATTTGTTTACAGTCAAGTAATAGTAAAGACCAAGACAGACAGACAATAAATGGCTATCTCATTACTCATATAAACCAAAATGCTACCTTCATCAAATCCATAATTCCTGCCATTGGATCTTTTTCCTTGTCCATGCTGGGCTTGATCTAAAACATTAAAAACCCATAAATTAGTTTACACTAAATTCAATTTAATTATTATCATATAGGTTAAACACTTAAATCTAAATACCCTCAACTACTTGACCATCTTTCCTGATTTTTTTACTCTTTCCAGTAAAGGGGTTAACATCTCCAATTTTAACCATACAGCCATAAAGGCCATCACAAAATGCCATGTCAGAAACTACTGATACAACAGTAAAAGCAGAGAGTTTCATCCCTGAACTACAAAGACTAACAATTAAACCTAAAATAAAACATAACCGTTGGGGGTACTCGTCTGTATTATACTATTGAATTTAGCATTTTCCAAGATTAAACATACCTTCTCCTCTTTGTAATGCAAATCCGTCCACGTACCCCTGGATGCTTTGTATAGAGTGATGACTACCCTTGTGGGCTTGACTAGCAACTTACATTTCTCAGGGTCGATCTTCTTGTTCAGCTTAGGTAAGGCATAGCGGTAGTTTTTACCTTGGACATCATGAAATTTAATGTCAATGGACTGGGGCTTGAAGTCCGACTCAATTTTCTGCTGATCGACTCCCTCCAGAAACACATAAATCTACACAGCAGATAAATTGTCATTGAAGACTTTCAATTTAAACAGCCCGAGATATTAACAAAGCAAGTACAAACTGAGCTCTAAGGTTAAATATTAAAATCAATATGCATACAATTATATATTCCTACATAGTATTAAGAAATAAAACAACAAAGAGCATCTATTAGTGGTAGTACCTTGACTTTGTCATCATCCTGATCCCAGCTAAACGATCCAAGCGTGACATACTTGAGTGCAGGGTCGGTAACCACCTGTTTTGCAGCTGCTATCGGAGTCGGTATTTTTGGGGTTTCTTTGGGTATAGCATCTTTTGAAAGCTGGACAATAGAAGAAACCAACAAAAATTATTTAAATTCCCTATATAGAGCAAATGTAAACCACCAAACCCAGTACAGTACAAAATTAACCACCAAAATTATGCGATAACCACAAATATAGAACACATGTATTATTTCATCTCCACAAATTCATATTTGGCAGTACTACCCCAATTTATATGGAAATGCAATAACATTTGCCTCATTAGTAGAATTGGATTTAGGATTCCTTTGGAGCACTAAAATTTATCTAAACATGTTCCGTAAATTTTCAACAGAAATATTAAAATCTATGAATAGATCAAAGAACTACTAACCCAAGTATCATACAAAATAAACCAACAAAGATCACGCAATTACCACAAAAATAAGAAAACACATATTATACAAATCCCGACAACTTCCAACTGGCGGTATTACCCCAATTTAAAAGGAAATGCAAGAACATTTCTGTCACGAATAGAATTAAATTAATGATTTCATTAAAGCACTAAAATTCAACTCAACTTATTCAGTAAATACAAAATTTCAAAGAAACAATAACGAATAATATCGAGATACTGGCACAAGAGAAAAGCAGAAACACACTTGCacaatataaaaaaatattgcTAACAAAAACATTTAACAAGTACGATAAACCCATTAACAAAACTAAATTATATACGAATTGAATCAAACACATAACTTAATCTATCAAGAAAACAAGAATCTCTAGTTTCAAGTTTTTATTTTAGTAGAATTGATTATAAAGATCAATACTTTTTTCACTAATTAACATTCAATCAATTAAAACAAACAGAACATAAAAAACCCATCACATAAACACCAAACAAATTACACAAATAAATAAcaataaaattaaaaagaaataaagaaaagaaagacCTTTTCCAAGTTGTTGATTTCAGAGTTGATAAGAGAAACAATACGGGGTCGTTTTACAACGCTTTGAAGCTGACGAAGCTCCTCCAAATCTAGGGCTATTTCATCTGCCATTTTCACCCCTCTCCTCTATTTTTTTTGTTTTCAACAAGTATTAATTTGATAAACCCTTGAATTTAAAAAGCGTTTTGGGGATTTTTTTTAAAGAGAACGGGATGGTTCTGGAACGTACTTGTGTATTGTGGATTACTACTTACTGGGCCGACTTTTTTTAATCATATTGTTTTGGGCTAGCGGAGGAGACTACACTTTTATAATGTTTCACTTTGGACAACAAAACAAATTTGAAGACTAACGGTGCGTTTGGTATTACTGTTGCAGAGAGCAACAACAGCCTTTCGCTgaaaaactgtttggtaaaatttaaaagctgaTTTTCGGAAAAGTGTTTTTGGCCTAAAAGCTGTTGTTAGAGAAAGTAAGTACCCTCATGCTTTTAGAAAAAGCTGCTTTCAGTTGTTGCGGGAAGGAGATGTTGATTTCATCATCAAACCTTAcccaaaatatcattatttttaatttttttcatcaaaacatatacgtatcaaaaaaaattaccaaacagtcatttGATTTTTACAACACCCTTTTCAGCAATATTTTTTCTAACAGGACAGTAATTTTTAACAGCAATTACAAACAGAGcctaaattttttaaatttaaatagaGAAAAATGTCCTAATGCAGTGTATTTTTAAtgataatattttaatttttttaatcaaattatGTAATTTAAAAATAGTTCATGCATATATATTAAAGTTTTTTTGTACCCGCCTAAATTAGGTGATTACATACTTGAGCATTAATCTCGTATAAATAACTGTGTACTTTATGTGGTGTTGACTTATTGCATAATTCTTTTTTATGATGGAAACTTATTGCATTATTCTTAAAAATAATGTTCTAAATGGCAGAATGAGAGAAATGGTCCTTATTTTAACAAGAAGGAAACATCGCACAAAACAATAATGTCATTTAGCATTTTCAATGTTCGTAACTCTATGCAaatagtaattttttttaaaaaaactgaaaaTGTAACATGaagttatatttttttttgtcAAGAATCAGGTAACTCGTGGATGAATTGCATATTTGCATCCGAATATAATACCCGAAGGGAGGAGTTCCTTCATAAGTTTGTTTTTAATAATCAGACATATCAATATGGTCACTGAACTAAAGGGCACATATCAGAAAACATACTCAAGTTATCGGCGTCTCACTTGCACCACTATAGTTGCCAGTAATGATAGCCCCATTAGTCTTCGTTGTTGATTTGACGTTACAGTCCTAATGGAAGTTACACGTGGAGTGATATGGCAACTGGTGGCGGTTAACGTGTACTTCGACTAAGCATGAGTGAATTATAATAGGAAAAAAGAAATATAAACGGTCATAAAATAAACAGAGAGCAATTAGGGTGAGATTGTAGAATTGGGAAAAAAACCCTAACCATAAAATCGGTCGATTGAGGGCTAGATCATTCATAAAATTGGTCGATTGAGGGCGTTTAGGAGTTCGATTAGCGACTTACATCTTCAATCTCTGTAGTAAAAGGTATGTCCGCGTTGTTTAATATATGAGCTCATGTATTTGTTGAGAtgtatgtgtgtgtaattgaGTTTATATGTAAGTATGTGTATATTTATGTGTTATTTTGTGTTTTCACAACATGTCCACCACTATATATCTTCACCATCACGGTAATTTCATACATCCTCCCACTGTCACTTATGTTGGGGGTAGAACTAAAGTTATTAAAGATTTTGATAGTGATTTGTTATCGTTTCGGGATCTTGAAGATTTTGCTGTAAAATATGAATATGATGTGAATGTTTTGGTATATTTTAAGTGTGATGGTCACAACTTTAAAGATGGGACTAGATTAATTTATGATGATGTATCTGTCCGAGATTTGGTAGCATTATATAAGCCCTATGGTAGGATAGACCTTTATTTTGATCATTTCGACCTTGATGAGTTAGTCGATGTTCCACACACCCCAAAATAAAGTAATAGGATTGCTAATGTCGAGGATAAAATTatagttatagaaacatttagTGATAATAATGAAAAGGAGGAGGATGGTTTGAGTGATGACAAGGATGATCCTGAGTATCAAAATGTGAGTGAAAGTGAGGAATCAAATGAAGAGAGTGAAGTCCCTGATAATGTGGAAGTGATTATGAGTTGCATGCTATAAGGGAAAATGCTAAGAAGTTTAAAGATAACCTTTATAATGCTATGAATATACCTCAGAAATCTCCAAGTGAAGACTCTAGTTTTGACTCTCAAAACTTGAGGTCTCTGTCATCCTTAAGTGAGGATGAGAATTCTAAAATTGGGTATGTaggtgataagtggattttatatccacttggaatgctttattacaagcttaaattggtgttttggactcaagttattggtattttgatgtgtttttgtgttattgcatttcaggtattagttaaatgaagaaaagagcttttaaaggaaatatgatgaaaagtgatcagaattggaagccaaggccattgtcaagttgtagaaaATCTCGTTaacttcgcgtgggcagttgaatcgcctaattctgacgagtagaactcaagttatggccaaaacaagattcatccaggtccactaggggcgtatatatacttaaaaaaagggttttcatcatccgggaagattggaaTACCAAGAAGAAggcctagaagcacagaacaactccgaaaaagaagatcttgttttcaacttgtgattccttgaattagttgtaactttggatgctcgttttcattcttgttgaacctagatctcgtttattcgtactttgattattatttagtttattaagaccttgttttataccatgctttcattggaacccatggtgacgatgagttcaattatgggctaatcgttgtcatggagttctagcggatttacttatggatttcaataattaa
This window contains:
- the LOC141673036 gene encoding uncharacterized protein LOC141673036 gives rise to the protein MREEFKRVLKVNVCDSKCSRVRKQALCGIEEKMKEHYVIIMKFAGEVLRSNKDNTVKISTTRLQEGDANRFRRIYVCYASLKNGWKHSCRPILGLDGCFLKTVTGGQLLSAVGRDAENCIYPVAMTVVESENYESWKWFLELLITDLDLKDGHRKTLISDQQKGMDKTIRELLPQVEHRFCTRHLSANLKSKHPSNLVMNAFFEASTATHLQAYKKAMKALEKASKGAFEKMSDLEPGMWSKAFFKTHSLTDSTENNISECFNSWILKARYMPIIDMFIEIHDMLMTRVHQKRDRMSRQDIVIVPKAKQILDEAIKESCGLTILWDGRETYVVKGRGTSCSVNLQRRSCSCRVWDLLGIPCCQGVTVI
- the LOC141672996 gene encoding uncharacterized protein LOC141672996, which produces MADEIALDLEELRQLQSVVKRPRIVSLINSEINNLEKLSKDAIPKETPKIPTPIAAAKQVVTDPALKYVTLGSFSWDQDDDKVKIYVFLEGVDQQKIESDFKPQSIDIKFHDVQGKNYRYALPKLNKKIDPEKCKLLVKPTRVVITLYKASRGTWTDLHYKEEKIKPSMDKEKDPMAGIMDLMKNMYEEGDEEMKRTIGKAWTDARSGKAMDPMKNFS